In the genome of Fusobacterium necrogenes, one region contains:
- a CDS encoding sugar O-acetyltransferase, translated as MDIRERMKNRKLYYSNDEKLMKEQLECLDLLYDFNMTRPSEMEKRMEFMKKLLAEVGNNCYIEPPLHANWGRNTHLGNDVYANFNLTLVDDTDIYIGNNVLIGPNVIIDTGTHPVRPDIRKRQAQFNVPVYIGDNVWIGGGSIILPGVKIGKNSVIGAGSVVTKDIPENVVAVGNPCRVLREIGERDLKYYYKDLEIDID; from the coding sequence ATGGATATAAGAGAGAGAATGAAAAATAGAAAGTTATATTATAGTAATGATGAGAAATTAATGAAAGAGCAATTAGAATGTTTGGATTTATTATATGATTTTAATATGACTAGACCTAGTGAGATGGAAAAAAGAATGGAATTTATGAAAAAGTTATTAGCAGAGGTAGGAAATAATTGTTATATAGAACCTCCTCTTCATGCTAATTGGGGAAGAAATACTCATTTAGGAAATGATGTCTATGCAAATTTTAACTTAACTTTAGTAGATGATACAGATATTTATATAGGAAATAATGTATTAATAGGTCCAAATGTAATAATAGATACAGGAACTCATCCTGTAAGACCAGACATTCGTAAAAGACAAGCTCAATTTAATGTACCAGTATATATAGGAGATAATGTTTGGATAGGTGGAGGCTCAATAATATTACCAGGTGTAAAAATAGGTAAGAATAGTGTTATTGGAGCTGGAAGTGTTGTTACGAAAGATATCCCAGAGAATGTAGTAGCAGTAGGAAATCCATGTAGGGTTTTGAGAGAGATAGGGGAAAGAGATTTAAAATACTACTACAAGGACTTAGAAATAGATATAGATTAA
- a CDS encoding beta-galactosidase subunit beta — translation MLKLNSFDEFKSIFRTGKKWIRCAEAINNIPNIQENVYYSIGDSLAYMITESKAEDKFCGHRRYMDIFYYLEGGEEIEIAPKSELELVEKYSDETDREFFTGNGKKLDMKQGEMIIVEINEAVKCSGNAKKVIIRVTVEDNYFLNK, via the coding sequence ATGTTAAAATTAAACTCATTTGATGAATTTAAAAGTATATTTAGAACAGGAAAAAAATGGATAAGATGTGCAGAAGCAATCAATAATATTCCAAATATTCAAGAAAATGTATATTACAGCATTGGAGACTCTTTAGCGTATATGATAACTGAATCTAAAGCTGAAGACAAATTTTGTGGTCATAGAAGATATATGGATATATTCTACTATTTAGAAGGAGGAGAAGAGATAGAGATAGCTCCTAAATCAGAATTAGAGTTAGTAGAAAAATATTCTGATGAAACAGACAGAGAATTTTTTACTGGAAATGGTAAAAAATTAGATATGAAGCAAGGAGAAATGATTATTGTTGAAATTAATGAGGCAGTAAAATGTTCTGGAAATGCTAAAAAAGTAATTATCAGAGTTACTGTTGAAGATAATTATTTCTTAAATAAATAA
- a CDS encoding LacI family DNA-binding transcriptional regulator: MATLKEISEITKLSQSTISRILNDDVSLNVQETTKKRVLEVAQQLNYNFSKKNNKSTTTSTVKFAVVASFSERDEINDPYYLSIKYGIKNEAQLQNIKVSFYYENDISTVKNVSGIIAIGSHSDCILKEFEKITPNILLLDQKKQNTKFDTLSIDLEEITKSILVYFTKCGFKKIGYIGARDFSNTKDEREKAYINYCILNKLEYQKYIYLGNEFSSNSGYETMTKIIKDNNLPEAIFVANDSLAIGVLKACHENNILVPKQLSIFSINDIPAAEFVYPSLSTVHINSEFLGSFGLKLLLDRYSTSREFPVFVTIPSTLILRESCKKIEF, translated from the coding sequence ATGGCTACTTTAAAAGAAATTAGTGAAATTACTAAACTTTCACAATCTACTATATCACGTATATTAAATGATGATGTTTCTTTAAATGTCCAAGAAACTACTAAAAAAAGAGTTCTTGAAGTTGCACAACAACTTAATTATAATTTTTCAAAAAAAAATAATAAGAGTACTACTACTTCTACTGTTAAATTTGCTGTAGTTGCTTCATTCTCAGAAAGAGATGAAATTAATGACCCTTATTACCTTTCTATAAAGTATGGTATAAAAAATGAAGCTCAATTACAAAATATAAAGGTTTCCTTTTATTATGAAAATGATATTTCAACAGTTAAAAATGTTAGTGGAATTATTGCTATTGGCTCTCATAGCGACTGTATATTAAAAGAATTTGAAAAAATTACTCCTAATATTTTATTGTTAGATCAAAAAAAACAAAATACCAAATTTGATACCCTAAGCATTGACCTAGAAGAAATTACAAAATCTATTCTTGTATACTTTACTAAATGTGGATTTAAAAAAATTGGGTATATTGGAGCTAGAGATTTTTCTAATACAAAAGATGAGAGAGAAAAAGCATATATAAATTACTGTATTTTAAACAAATTAGAATATCAAAAATACATTTATCTAGGTAATGAATTTTCAAGTAATTCTGGATATGAAACTATGACTAAAATTATTAAAGATAACAATCTTCCTGAAGCTATATTTGTTGCAAATGACTCTTTAGCTATTGGTGTTCTAAAAGCTTGTCATGAAAACAATATTTTAGTTCCTAAACAACTTTCTATTTTTAGTATTAATGATATTCCAGCTGCTGAATTTGTTTATCCATCTCTCTCAACAGTTCATATAAATTCAGAATTTCTAGGTTCTTTTGGATTAAAATTATTATTAGATAGATATAGTACATCACGTGAATTTCCAGTTTTTGTTACTATTCCTTCAACACTTATTCTTAGAGAGAGTTGTAAAAAAATAGAATTCTAA
- a CDS encoding lysine exporter LysO family protein, whose product MLGITISIFIGVLSGLFLKSTFLLTTIDVFIKLGLCLLLFFVGIDIGNYKNLTKSLRKIKKKVIFLPIVTIFGSLLGGLIASSFLSLSFPETIAISSGMGWYSFSAIELAKIDANLGAIAFLSNVFRELLAILFIPIIAKYLGGYEAISCAGAPAMDSLLPFINRNTPANMAIVSFYSGLIITLVIPVLLPFLISIFKLA is encoded by the coding sequence ATGTTAGGGATTACAATTTCTATTTTTATAGGAGTTTTGAGTGGTTTATTTCTCAAATCTACATTTTTGTTAACTACTATAGATGTCTTTATAAAATTAGGACTTTGTTTACTCTTATTTTTTGTCGGAATAGATATTGGTAACTATAAAAATTTAACTAAAAGTCTTAGAAAAATTAAAAAGAAAGTTATCTTTCTTCCTATTGTTACAATCTTTGGTTCTCTATTAGGTGGTCTTATAGCCTCTTCATTTTTGAGTCTCTCTTTTCCAGAAACAATAGCAATAAGTTCTGGTATGGGTTGGTACTCTTTCTCAGCAATTGAACTTGCCAAAATAGATGCTAACCTTGGAGCTATCGCCTTTTTATCTAATGTTTTTAGAGAACTTTTAGCAATTTTATTCATACCTATTATTGCTAAATACTTAGGTGGATATGAAGCTATAAGTTGTGCTGGTGCTCCTGCTATGGACTCATTACTTCCATTTATAAATAGAAACACACCAGCTAATATGGCTATTGTTTCTTTTTACTCTGGACTTATAATCACTCTTGTGATTCCTGTACTTCTACCTTTTTTAATCTCTATATTCAAACTTGCATAA
- a CDS encoding amino acid permease, producing MSERARIGKFALLSMTIAAVFNFRNVVNNNIEIGMASATGFLFATLFYFTPFVFIIAEFVSLNKDSESGVYQWVKSSLGPKWAFLAAYSYWFVNLFYFTSLLPSILVYASYTFFGYEYVFSPVTVSILSIIIFTISTWVSTKGASWIGHITSIGSSLMLATSIIFIVLCGGALLGGVEPVTPITMERVTPNLNWKFMGTMAWIFFAAGGSESIGVYINDLKGGSKAFVRTIILAGLTIGALYSLGSLFVNVFTPREELTYTSGIFQVFAGLGTHFGISAKFIYHFIGLVMLSSALGALMIWTSAPVKVFFSEIPEGIFGKETVKLNEHGIPVRATWIQFFIVIPLLLIPCFGVKDINQLLGIIINMTAATALMPPLFIMLAYFNLRLHKDHLERSFRMGSRTFGLAVTGMLLVIFSIAFVAAIFPEGQNIVLTLIYNVGGVVVFLGWALWKYNKYEKSIANTEK from the coding sequence ATGTCTGAAAGAGCGAGAATTGGTAAATTTGCACTGTTATCAATGACAATAGCGGCAGTTTTTAACTTCAGAAACGTTGTAAATAATAATATAGAGATAGGAATGGCTTCAGCTACTGGATTTTTATTCGCGACACTATTTTATTTCACACCATTTGTATTTATAATAGCTGAATTTGTAAGCTTGAATAAAGATTCTGAATCTGGGGTATATCAATGGGTAAAATCATCATTAGGACCTAAATGGGCTTTCCTAGCTGCTTATTCATATTGGTTTGTTAACTTATTCTACTTTACATCACTACTACCAAGTATATTAGTTTATGCTTCATATACATTCTTTGGTTATGAATATGTTTTCTCACCAGTAACTGTATCAATACTTTCAATTATAATTTTTACTATTTCGACTTGGGTGTCAACAAAAGGAGCAAGTTGGATAGGACATATTACAAGTATTGGAAGTTCGTTGATGTTGGCTACTTCAATAATCTTTATTGTACTATGTGGAGGAGCATTATTGGGGGGAGTAGAACCTGTTACTCCAATAACAATGGAGAGAGTAACACCTAACTTAAACTGGAAATTTATGGGAACAATGGCATGGATATTCTTTGCAGCTGGTGGTTCTGAATCAATTGGAGTTTATATTAATGACTTAAAAGGTGGTTCAAAAGCTTTCGTTAGAACAATAATTTTAGCTGGATTGACAATTGGAGCACTATACTCACTAGGTTCATTATTTGTAAATGTATTTACTCCACGTGAGGAATTGACATATACATCTGGAATTTTTCAAGTATTTGCAGGATTAGGAACACATTTTGGAATAAGTGCTAAATTTATATACCATTTTATAGGATTAGTAATGTTGTCATCAGCTTTAGGAGCTCTAATGATTTGGACATCAGCCCCAGTAAAAGTATTCTTCTCAGAAATTCCTGAAGGAATCTTTGGAAAAGAAACAGTAAAATTAAATGAACATGGAATACCAGTAAGAGCAACTTGGATACAATTCTTTATAGTAATTCCACTATTATTAATTCCTTGCTTTGGAGTAAAAGATATTAACCAACTATTAGGGATAATTATAAATATGACAGCAGCTACAGCTTTAATGCCACCATTATTTATTATGTTAGCTTACTTCAATTTGAGACTTCATAAAGATCATTTAGAAAGAAGTTTTAGAATGGGAAGCAGAACATTTGGATTAGCTGTAACAGGAATGTTATTGGTTATATTCTCTATAGCTTTTGTTGCTGCGATATTCCCAGAAGGACAAAATATAGTATTGACATTGATATATAATGTAGGAGGAGTAGTAGTATTTTTAGGTTGGGCTTTATGGAAGTACAATAAATATGAAAAAAGTATAGCAAATACTGAAAAATAA
- a CDS encoding CCA tRNA nucleotidyltransferase has translation MYLDKNIRLILNILQKNGQGYIVGGYVRDVLLGLEPKDCDFVTDIEYEKLLNIFSEYSPKEIGKHFGIIQIKIDGAHYEIAKMRQDKGIPKDRKEQEIEFTENIYEDLKRRDFTINAIAFDGEKFYYGDSDSQKDIENKTLRFVGECKKRIEEDPLRILRYFRFLATKDLKYLDEDVEEISKYRELLQNLSVERIREEFDKIITGKNAYNILRILSDKKILEIIIPEWKDCRGFNQRNIHHIYTVDEHILQALKETDMDLITRLAIFFHDIGKPKCFSLGEDGKGHFYNHELISAEIAKEIMERLRYDKNSIEKVYRIIQYHLVYGIDNEEKFIKKMMNRLEKEDMLRYFQVLKADRKTHRPPYNFEQIERLEKIYQDIVKKQLPISIKDLNISGKELLENGFKQGKNIGEVLKYLLNQVLEYPECNTQEQLLKLALEYKKGRE, from the coding sequence ATGTATTTAGATAAAAATATAAGGCTTATCTTAAATATCTTACAAAAAAATGGACAAGGATATATTGTTGGAGGATATGTGAGAGATGTTCTTTTAGGTCTTGAACCAAAGGATTGTGATTTTGTTACAGATATAGAGTATGAGAAGTTATTAAATATTTTTAGTGAATATTCTCCTAAAGAGATAGGAAAACATTTTGGGATTATTCAGATAAAAATTGATGGAGCACACTATGAGATAGCTAAGATGAGACAGGATAAAGGGATTCCAAAAGATAGAAAGGAACAGGAGATAGAGTTTACAGAAAATATTTATGAGGATTTAAAAAGACGTGATTTTACTATCAATGCAATAGCTTTTGATGGAGAGAAATTTTATTATGGAGATAGTGATTCACAAAAAGACATAGAGAATAAAACTTTGAGATTTGTAGGAGAATGTAAAAAAAGAATAGAGGAAGACCCACTTAGAATATTGAGATACTTTAGATTTTTAGCTACTAAAGATTTAAAATATTTAGATGAAGATGTTGAAGAAATTTCAAAGTATAGAGAATTATTACAAAACCTTTCAGTTGAAAGGATAAGAGAAGAATTTGATAAAATAATAACTGGAAAAAATGCCTACAATATTTTAAGAATATTATCTGATAAAAAAATATTGGAGATAATTATTCCTGAATGGAAAGATTGTAGAGGATTTAATCAGAGGAACATTCATCATATCTATACTGTAGATGAGCATATTCTACAAGCTTTAAAAGAAACTGATATGGACTTAATTACAAGACTAGCAATTTTTTTTCATGATATAGGAAAGCCTAAATGTTTTTCATTAGGAGAAGATGGGAAAGGACATTTTTATAATCATGAATTAATTTCAGCTGAAATAGCTAAAGAGATAATGGAAAGATTAAGGTATGATAAAAATAGTATAGAGAAAGTATATAGGATTATACAATATCATCTAGTTTACGGGATAGACAATGAAGAAAAATTTATAAAAAAGATGATGAATAGATTAGAAAAAGAGGATATGTTAAGATATTTTCAGGTATTAAAAGCGGATAGAAAAACTCATAGACCTCCCTATAACTTCGAACAGATAGAGAGATTAGAAAAAATCTATCAAGATATTGTAAAAAAGCAGTTACCTATTTCAATAAAAGATTTAAATATAAGTGGAAAAGAGTTATTAGAAAATGGTTTTAAACAAGGAAAAAATATCGGAGAAGTACTAAAATATTTATTAAATCAAGTACTAGAATATCCAGAATGCAATACTCAAGAACAATTATTAAAATTAGCTTTGGAGTATAAAAAAGGAAGAGAATAG
- the ebgA gene encoding beta-galactosidase subunit alpha: MKNWENFKKTNENRMTPRAYFFSYSSIKKALTYQRANSNEFMLLSGKWNFNFYENPMLVPEEFYSSKMTDWAKVNVPSIWQMEGYGKLQYTDEGFPFPVDVPFVPTDNPTGAYQRTFFLNERWEDKQVIIKFDGVETYFEVYINGNYIGFSKGSRLTAEFDITKYLVKGENLISVKVLQWADSTYIEDQDMWWTAGILRDIYLIGREKVHVNDFFVKTKFDEKYEDATFTCDVTLENVTGEISKNNTLQYRLLDGDVEVFRGRIENIDVDITTEVKIKEEVKAPKKWDAENPNLYNLVLELIDGNGEVKEIIPQRVGFREIEVKDGIFYVNGKYLKLHGVNRHDDDPESGRAINMDRAVKDIELMKLHNVNSVRTSHYPNDPRFYELCDIYGLFVMAETDLESHGFANIGNISKITDDIEWKETYVDRIERHVHAQKNHPSIIMWSLGNESGYGVNIRAMYHKAKEIDETRLVHYEEDRDAEVVDVISTMYSRVQIMNHFGENPHPKPRIICEYAHSMGNGPGGLQEYQNVFDRHRCLQGHFIWEWIDHGVLDKTIKDKKVYRYGGDFGDYPNNNNFCMDGMLLSDQTPTQGLVEYKQVISPVKIREKEVGRYEVENRYWFSNLDDITIHAQVVAEDEVLTEKLYKITGLNPEGKSEIVVDIPEDNRELFVNFKVKKDSKTLYAPENYEIGVYQFKIHDRKFVEAKYENYNATELEVIEDRLEYKIIGSTFQVTFSKVNGQLVSWIDNGEEIIGRAPKINFFKPVIDNHEQEYDDLWHPNHLQIMQEHFRAMEVIKEEGKVLVKVNSLIAPPVFDFGMRCEYIYEIAKEGQINVKLSGKKYGGYDDIIPKIGFEIGINKDFQTVKYYGRGPEENYQDSCKSNIIGVYKNTVDGMFFNYPYPQDNGNRQDTRWFSLTNHYGKGIFVIAKDAINFSAWNYTQENIHEATHTDKLVEADYITLNIDHKVLGLGSNSWGSEVLDSYRVYFRDFEYSFTMLPFDKWNNNEVTLSKFEY; this comes from the coding sequence ATGAAAAATTGGGAAAATTTTAAAAAAACAAATGAAAATAGAATGACTCCAAGAGCATACTTTTTTTCTTATAGTTCTATTAAAAAAGCTCTTACATATCAAAGAGCAAATAGTAATGAATTTATGTTATTAAGTGGAAAATGGAATTTTAATTTTTATGAGAATCCAATGTTAGTTCCAGAAGAATTTTATAGTTCTAAAATGACTGATTGGGCAAAAGTAAATGTTCCAAGCATATGGCAAATGGAAGGTTATGGAAAGTTACAATATACAGATGAAGGGTTTCCATTTCCAGTAGATGTTCCGTTTGTACCAACTGATAATCCTACAGGAGCATACCAAAGAACTTTCTTCTTAAATGAAAGATGGGAAGATAAACAAGTTATAATTAAATTTGATGGAGTAGAGACTTATTTTGAAGTATATATAAACGGAAATTATATAGGATTTAGTAAAGGAAGTAGACTAACAGCTGAATTTGATATTACTAAATATTTAGTAAAAGGAGAAAACTTAATTTCTGTAAAAGTTTTACAATGGGCAGATTCAACTTATATTGAAGACCAAGACATGTGGTGGACAGCTGGAATATTAAGAGATATTTACTTAATAGGAAGAGAAAAAGTTCATGTAAATGATTTTTTTGTAAAAACTAAGTTTGATGAAAAATATGAAGATGCTACATTTACTTGTGATGTTACTTTAGAAAATGTAACTGGAGAGATAAGTAAAAATAACACACTTCAATATAGATTGTTAGATGGGGATGTTGAAGTATTTAGAGGAAGAATAGAAAATATAGATGTAGATATTACAACAGAGGTAAAAATTAAAGAGGAAGTTAAAGCACCTAAGAAATGGGATGCTGAAAATCCAAATCTATACAACTTAGTATTAGAATTAATTGATGGAAATGGAGAAGTAAAAGAGATTATTCCTCAAAGAGTAGGATTTAGAGAAATTGAAGTAAAAGATGGAATTTTCTATGTAAATGGAAAATATTTAAAACTTCATGGGGTAAATAGACATGATGATGACCCAGAGAGTGGAAGAGCTATCAATATGGATAGAGCAGTAAAAGATATTGAGTTAATGAAATTACACAATGTTAACTCTGTAAGAACTTCTCACTATCCAAATGATCCAAGATTCTATGAGTTATGTGATATCTATGGATTATTTGTAATGGCAGAAACTGACTTAGAGTCACATGGATTTGCTAACATAGGAAATATCAGTAAAATAACTGATGATATTGAATGGAAAGAAACTTATGTAGATAGAATAGAAAGACATGTTCATGCTCAAAAGAACCACCCAAGTATAATCATGTGGTCATTAGGAAATGAGTCTGGTTATGGAGTAAACATAAGAGCTATGTACCATAAGGCAAAAGAGATAGATGAGACAAGACTTGTACATTATGAAGAAGATAGAGATGCTGAAGTAGTAGATGTTATTAGTACTATGTATTCAAGAGTACAAATAATGAATCATTTTGGAGAGAACCCTCATCCAAAACCAAGAATTATATGTGAATATGCTCACTCAATGGGTAATGGACCTGGAGGACTTCAAGAGTATCAAAATGTATTCGATAGACATAGATGTTTACAAGGACATTTTATTTGGGAATGGATTGACCATGGAGTATTAGATAAGACTATAAAAGATAAGAAAGTTTATAGATATGGAGGAGATTTTGGAGACTATCCAAATAATAATAACTTCTGTATGGATGGAATGTTATTATCTGACCAAACTCCTACACAAGGATTAGTAGAATATAAACAAGTAATATCACCAGTTAAAATTAGAGAGAAAGAAGTAGGAAGATATGAAGTAGAGAATAGATACTGGTTCTCAAATTTAGATGATATTACAATTCATGCACAAGTAGTAGCTGAAGATGAAGTTTTAACTGAGAAACTATATAAGATAACAGGATTAAATCCAGAGGGAAAATCAGAAATAGTTGTAGATATTCCAGAAGATAATAGGGAATTATTTGTAAACTTTAAAGTTAAAAAAGATAGTAAAACACTTTATGCACCAGAAAATTATGAAATTGGAGTTTATCAATTCAAAATACATGATAGAAAATTTGTAGAAGCTAAATACGAAAATTATAATGCAACTGAATTAGAAGTTATAGAGGATAGATTAGAATATAAAATTATTGGATCAACTTTCCAAGTAACTTTCTCAAAAGTAAATGGACAACTTGTTTCATGGATAGATAATGGTGAAGAAATAATAGGAAGAGCTCCAAAAATTAATTTCTTTAAACCTGTGATTGATAATCATGAGCAAGAATATGATGATTTATGGCATCCAAATCATTTACAAATTATGCAAGAACACTTCAGAGCTATGGAAGTTATAAAAGAAGAAGGAAAAGTTTTAGTTAAAGTTAATTCATTAATAGCTCCACCAGTATTTGACTTCGGAATGAGATGTGAGTACATTTATGAAATAGCTAAAGAGGGACAAATTAATGTAAAACTATCTGGTAAAAAATATGGTGGATATGATGATATAATTCCTAAGATAGGATTTGAAATTGGAATTAATAAAGATTTCCAAACAGTAAAATACTATGGAAGAGGACCAGAAGAAAATTATCAAGATTCTTGTAAATCAAATATCATAGGAGTATATAAAAATACTGTAGATGGAATGTTCTTTAATTATCCTTATCCACAAGATAATGGTAATAGACAAGATACAAGATGGTTCTCATTAACAAATCACTATGGAAAAGGAATTTTTGTAATCGCTAAAGATGCAATAAACTTTAGTGCATGGAATTATACTCAAGAGAATATTCATGAAGCTACACACACAGATAAATTAGTTGAAGCAGATTATATAACACTAAACATAGACCATAAAGTTTTAGGATTAGGTTCAAACTCTTGGGGTTCTGAAGTTTTAGATAGTTATAGAGTATACTTTAGAGATTTTGAATATAGCTTTACTATGTTACCATTTGATAAATGGAATAATAACGAAGTTACTCTTTCAAAATTTGAATACTAA
- a CDS encoding DJ-1 family glyoxalase III, whose translation MSKKVYVLLAEGFELIEAMTPVDVLRRGGAEVVTVSITDNREVTSAQKVPVISDTTLKEKDITDGDMIILPGGYPGYVNLGESQEVGKVLKYYVENNKFVGAICGAPTVLAKNNVFLGKELTCHSSVVEEMKGYNYNGSKAFTDGNLITGMGAGLALNFAFALAEKLLDNETILKVKKGMELI comes from the coding sequence ATGTCTAAAAAGGTTTATGTGCTTTTAGCAGAAGGTTTTGAATTAATTGAAGCTATGACTCCTGTGGATGTTCTTAGAAGAGGTGGAGCTGAAGTTGTTACTGTTTCTATTACTGATAATAGAGAGGTTACTTCAGCACAAAAAGTACCTGTTATTAGCGATACTACTCTTAAAGAAAAAGATATTACAGATGGAGATATGATTATTCTTCCTGGAGGATATCCTGGATATGTTAACCTTGGAGAATCTCAAGAAGTTGGAAAAGTATTAAAATATTATGTTGAAAATAATAAATTTGTTGGAGCTATTTGTGGTGCTCCTACCGTTTTAGCTAAAAATAATGTTTTCTTAGGTAAGGAATTAACTTGTCACTCTTCTGTTGTAGAAGAAATGAAGGGATATAATTACAATGGAAGTAAAGCTTTTACCGATGGAAATCTTATTACTGGAATGGGAGCTGGACTAGCTTTAAATTTTGCTTTTGCACTGGCTGAAAAATTATTAGACAATGAAACTATCCTTAAAGTGAAAAAAGGAATGGAACTTATTTAA